From Zerene cesonia ecotype Mississippi chromosome 13, Zerene_cesonia_1.1, whole genome shotgun sequence, the proteins below share one genomic window:
- the LOC119831048 gene encoding calcium homeostasis endoplasmic reticulum protein isoform X2: MAAAPALQQWLAANSAPPAPQHTHEIDNVNAQINMLKDQITQSENNLNAQHNVLIQQQQAKINELVSKAQVETIQIMAEDNNISLSELDSILQPIIESCTKDSISAGKGWILQHATSPDAGKVISQHLLRKVTQPGAAFTQKLHIIYLVNDVLHHCARKNAEDLKKNLENVVVPMFCNASIAVTEEQEAKLNKLLRLWESKSNYFDSGVIEKMKSPTSSYQEYQNNLISQHSNAIAHLTQQTKSTFENYQTQHQAFVAHTLQQIQQMEMQKHALELNSHDSNKDNQQNMPNPFQNNFNDQGYPSMGGYDQNFNPNHQQYGSESGDNYASNNSMSGNENSFDSQMFDQMKQPKTELSDEPDLSNLPNINFSQPPPGFEPKPPPLAFQNGLPDLSKPPPGFPPFPEINNEELMPSVPYFELPAGLMVPLIMLEDDKYKPLDPARIRLPPPAPPNERLLAAVDAFYASPNHERPRDNEGWEKLGLYEYYKAKNAARKNKEEAIAQGRRMKSKSPSPIPKDLQKQPTPPGRRYRSLSKSPEPKPVIPLSPRKSKSRSPSPRRRPTTWRRDRDSRRKSRSRSRSRSRSRSRDRERHRDSPRDKMRRVEKSRSPTPPSFMGSSYPSTSGGIDSSNKGHQLLQKMGWSAGGLGAAGQGIAEPISGGAVRDRHDQYKGIGVNLNDPYENFRKNKGAAFITRIKERALERSS, encoded by the exons ATGGCGGCTGCTCCGGCGCTCCAGCAATGGCTTGCGGCGAATTCGGCCCCGCCCGCTCCTCAGCACACCCATGAGATTGACAATGTGAATGCTCAGATCAACATGTTAAAAGACCAAATCACTCAGTCAGAGAATAATCTTAATGCTCAACATAAT GTACTCATCCAACAGCAACAAGCTAAAATCAATGAATTGGTGAGCAAAGCTCAGGTAGAGACCATACAGATCATGGCAGAAGATAACAACATCAGCCTATCGGAGTTAGACAGCATCTTACAGCCTATCATTGAATCATGCACTAAAGATAGCATATCAGCAG GAAAAGGATGGATATTACAGCATGCTACGTCACCAGATGCAGGCAAAGTGATTTCTCAACATCTCCTACGGAAGGTTACCCAGCCTGGGGCagctttcacgcaaaaactgcacATCATATATCTAGTCAATGACGTCTTACATCACTG TGCACGCAAAAACGCCGAAGATCTCAAGAAAAATTTGGAAAATGTGGTGGTTCCAATGTTTTGCAATGCCAGTATAG CTGTTACTGAAGAGCAGGAGGCTAAGCTTAACAAACTGCTTCGGCTCTGGGAATCCAAGTCAAACTACTTCGACTCTGGTGTCATTGAGAAGATGAAGAGCCCTACCAGTTCGTATCAAGAGTACCAGAATAATTTGATTTCGCAGCACTCAAATGCAATCGCTCATTTAACACAGCAAACAAAATCTACCTTTGaaaa CTATCAAACACAACATCAAGCCTTTGTCGCTCACACATTGCAACAAATTCAACAGATGGAAATGCAAAAGCATGCACTTGAATTAAACAGCCATGATTCGAACAAAGACAATCAACAAAATATGCCAAATCCCtttcaaaacaatttcaatgaCCAAGGATATCCTTCAATGGGTGGATATGATCAGAATTTTAATCCCAACCACCAACAGTACGGAAGTGAAAGTGGAGATAATTATGCATCAAATAATAGTATGAGTGGGAATGAAAATAGTTTTGATAGTCAAATGTTTGATCAAATGAAGCAACCAAAAACAGAACTGTCTGATGAACCTGACTTGTCAAATTTGCCGAATATAAATTTCTCACAACCGCCACCTGGTTTCGAACCAAAACCACCGCCATTAGCTTTCCAGAATGGACTACCAGATCTCAGTAAGCCCCCACCAGGATTTCCCCCATTCCCAGAAATTAACAATGAGGAGCTTATGCCTTCAGTCCCATATTTTGAATTACCTGCTGGTTTGATGGTACCACTTATAATG CTAGAGGACGATAAATACAAGCCGTTGGACCCGGCTCGGATCAGACTGCCCCCACCGGCGCCACCCAATGAGAGACTCTTAGCAGCTGTAGACGCGTTCTACGCGTCGCCTAACCATGAACGGCCGAGGGAtaa TGAAGGATGGGAGAAATTAggattatatgaatattacaaaGCAAAGAATGCAGCAAGAAAGAATAAGGAGGAAGCAATTGCGCAAGGGCGGAGGATGAAGTCAAAGTCACCCAGTCCTATACCAAAAGACTTACAGAAACAGCCAACACCACCTGGAAGAAGATATAg gTCGTTAAGTAAATCACCAGAGCCGAAGCCAGTAATTCCCTTATCGCCACGGAAATCGAAGTCACGGTCTCCCTCGCCCAGGCGAAGGCCAACAACTTGGAGAAGAGACAGAGATA GTCGCCGCAAGTCACGGTCACGGTCACGATCGCGGTCGCGCAGCCGCTCACGTGATCGCGAGCGTCACCGCGACTCGCCGCGGGACAAGATGCGACGCGTTGAGAAATCCCGCTCACCTACACCTCCTAGCTTTat GGGTTCATCGTACCCTAGCACGTCAGGTGGCATCGACTCCAGTAACAAGGGCCACCAGCTGCTGCAGAAAATGGGCTGGAGCGCGGGCGGACTGGGCGCGGCAGGGCAAGGCATCGCCGAGCCAATCAGCGGCGGCGCCGTGCGTGATAGGCACGACCAGTACAAGG GTATAGgagttaatttaaatgatccATATGAAAA
- the LOC119831121 gene encoding transcription elongation factor 1 homolog, with protein sequence MGRRKSKRKPPPKRKAIEPLDQQFNCPFCNHEKSCEVKMDRARNTARIQCRVCLEDFQTTTNVLSEPIDVYNDWVDACESAN encoded by the exons ATGGGTCGTCGAAAGTCGAAAAGAAAGCCACCACCAAAACGCAAAGCTATAGAGCCTCTTGATCAACAATTTAACTGTCCGTTTTGCAACCACGAAAAATCTTGTGAAGTGAAAAT GGATCGTGCAAGAAATACGGCACGCATCCAATGCCGGGTCTGTTTAGAAGATTttcaaacaacaacaaatgtTTTGTCCGAACCTATAGATGTATACAATGATTGGGTTGATGCCTGTGAAAGCGCTAATTAG
- the LOC119831048 gene encoding calcium homeostasis endoplasmic reticulum protein isoform X1: MELPQPPQDQDLRNIIDKLAQFVARNGPEFEKMTKTKQKNNPKFSFLYGGEYFNYYQYKVTTEQAILKQSAGGQAAPPPSGAYMAQTRQYVMPQQAGATPTQLGLAATMAAAPALQQWLAANSAPPAPQHTHEIDNVNAQINMLKDQITQSENNLNAQHNVLIQQQQAKINELVSKAQVETIQIMAEDNNISLSELDSILQPIIESCTKDSISAGKGWILQHATSPDAGKVISQHLLRKVTQPGAAFTQKLHIIYLVNDVLHHCARKNAEDLKKNLENVVVPMFCNASIAVTEEQEAKLNKLLRLWESKSNYFDSGVIEKMKSPTSSYQEYQNNLISQHSNAIAHLTQQTKSTFENYQTQHQAFVAHTLQQIQQMEMQKHALELNSHDSNKDNQQNMPNPFQNNFNDQGYPSMGGYDQNFNPNHQQYGSESGDNYASNNSMSGNENSFDSQMFDQMKQPKTELSDEPDLSNLPNINFSQPPPGFEPKPPPLAFQNGLPDLSKPPPGFPPFPEINNEELMPSVPYFELPAGLMVPLIMLEDDKYKPLDPARIRLPPPAPPNERLLAAVDAFYASPNHERPRDNEGWEKLGLYEYYKAKNAARKNKEEAIAQGRRMKSKSPSPIPKDLQKQPTPPGRRYRSLSKSPEPKPVIPLSPRKSKSRSPSPRRRPTTWRRDRDSRRKSRSRSRSRSRSRSRDRERHRDSPRDKMRRVEKSRSPTPPSFMGSSYPSTSGGIDSSNKGHQLLQKMGWSAGGLGAAGQGIAEPISGGAVRDRHDQYKGIGVNLNDPYENFRKNKGAAFITRIKERALERSS; this comes from the exons ATGGAGCTTCCACAGCCGCCACAAG ACCAAGATCTTCGCAATATAATCGACAAGCTCGCCCAATTTGTCGCACGAAATGGGCCCGAGTTCGAGAAGATGACCAAGACAAAACAAAAGAACAATCCCAAATTCAGTTTCCTGTACGGCGGCGAGTACTTCAACTACTACCAATACAAAGTGACGACAGAGCAAGCAA TTCTAAAGCAATCGGCCGGTGGCCAGGCGGCCCCTCCTCCGTCCGGGGCTTATATGGCACAGACAAGGCAATATGTAATGCCCCAACAGGCTGGTGCGACGCCTACCCAGCTCGGGCTGGCTGCGACGATGGCGGCTGCTCCGGCGCTCCAGCAATGGCTTGCGGCGAATTCGGCCCCGCCCGCTCCTCAGCACACCCATGAGATTGACAATGTGAATGCTCAGATCAACATGTTAAAAGACCAAATCACTCAGTCAGAGAATAATCTTAATGCTCAACATAAT GTACTCATCCAACAGCAACAAGCTAAAATCAATGAATTGGTGAGCAAAGCTCAGGTAGAGACCATACAGATCATGGCAGAAGATAACAACATCAGCCTATCGGAGTTAGACAGCATCTTACAGCCTATCATTGAATCATGCACTAAAGATAGCATATCAGCAG GAAAAGGATGGATATTACAGCATGCTACGTCACCAGATGCAGGCAAAGTGATTTCTCAACATCTCCTACGGAAGGTTACCCAGCCTGGGGCagctttcacgcaaaaactgcacATCATATATCTAGTCAATGACGTCTTACATCACTG TGCACGCAAAAACGCCGAAGATCTCAAGAAAAATTTGGAAAATGTGGTGGTTCCAATGTTTTGCAATGCCAGTATAG CTGTTACTGAAGAGCAGGAGGCTAAGCTTAACAAACTGCTTCGGCTCTGGGAATCCAAGTCAAACTACTTCGACTCTGGTGTCATTGAGAAGATGAAGAGCCCTACCAGTTCGTATCAAGAGTACCAGAATAATTTGATTTCGCAGCACTCAAATGCAATCGCTCATTTAACACAGCAAACAAAATCTACCTTTGaaaa CTATCAAACACAACATCAAGCCTTTGTCGCTCACACATTGCAACAAATTCAACAGATGGAAATGCAAAAGCATGCACTTGAATTAAACAGCCATGATTCGAACAAAGACAATCAACAAAATATGCCAAATCCCtttcaaaacaatttcaatgaCCAAGGATATCCTTCAATGGGTGGATATGATCAGAATTTTAATCCCAACCACCAACAGTACGGAAGTGAAAGTGGAGATAATTATGCATCAAATAATAGTATGAGTGGGAATGAAAATAGTTTTGATAGTCAAATGTTTGATCAAATGAAGCAACCAAAAACAGAACTGTCTGATGAACCTGACTTGTCAAATTTGCCGAATATAAATTTCTCACAACCGCCACCTGGTTTCGAACCAAAACCACCGCCATTAGCTTTCCAGAATGGACTACCAGATCTCAGTAAGCCCCCACCAGGATTTCCCCCATTCCCAGAAATTAACAATGAGGAGCTTATGCCTTCAGTCCCATATTTTGAATTACCTGCTGGTTTGATGGTACCACTTATAATG CTAGAGGACGATAAATACAAGCCGTTGGACCCGGCTCGGATCAGACTGCCCCCACCGGCGCCACCCAATGAGAGACTCTTAGCAGCTGTAGACGCGTTCTACGCGTCGCCTAACCATGAACGGCCGAGGGAtaa TGAAGGATGGGAGAAATTAggattatatgaatattacaaaGCAAAGAATGCAGCAAGAAAGAATAAGGAGGAAGCAATTGCGCAAGGGCGGAGGATGAAGTCAAAGTCACCCAGTCCTATACCAAAAGACTTACAGAAACAGCCAACACCACCTGGAAGAAGATATAg gTCGTTAAGTAAATCACCAGAGCCGAAGCCAGTAATTCCCTTATCGCCACGGAAATCGAAGTCACGGTCTCCCTCGCCCAGGCGAAGGCCAACAACTTGGAGAAGAGACAGAGATA GTCGCCGCAAGTCACGGTCACGGTCACGATCGCGGTCGCGCAGCCGCTCACGTGATCGCGAGCGTCACCGCGACTCGCCGCGGGACAAGATGCGACGCGTTGAGAAATCCCGCTCACCTACACCTCCTAGCTTTat GGGTTCATCGTACCCTAGCACGTCAGGTGGCATCGACTCCAGTAACAAGGGCCACCAGCTGCTGCAGAAAATGGGCTGGAGCGCGGGCGGACTGGGCGCGGCAGGGCAAGGCATCGCCGAGCCAATCAGCGGCGGCGCCGTGCGTGATAGGCACGACCAGTACAAGG GTATAGgagttaatttaaatgatccATATGAAAA